Proteins encoded in a region of the Pirellulales bacterium genome:
- a CDS encoding acyl-CoA thioesterase — protein MSPDQFPVIIDWPVHWGDQDLFGHVNNVVYFRWLESARVAYLDRIGLARLHGQEVLGPILAAIACNFRRQIEFPDTVRIGARVTHIGNTSMTIEHAIWSSARSGEHTADATSTVVIFDYPSQRPVRVPDGIRRKIEALEGKPF, from the coding sequence ATGTCTCCCGATCAGTTCCCCGTGATCATCGATTGGCCTGTCCATTGGGGCGATCAAGACCTATTCGGGCATGTCAACAACGTCGTCTACTTTCGCTGGTTGGAATCGGCGCGGGTCGCGTATCTCGACCGAATTGGCTTGGCTCGATTGCATGGCCAAGAAGTTCTCGGCCCAATTCTGGCCGCGATTGCGTGCAATTTTCGTCGACAAATCGAATTTCCCGATACCGTTCGAATTGGCGCCCGCGTGACTCACATCGGCAACACCAGCATGACCATTGAACATGCGATCTGGAGCAGCGCGCGGAGCGGCGAACATACCGCCGATGCCACTTCGACCGTGGTTATTTTCGACTACCCATCGCAGCGTCCCGTTCGAGTTCCGGACGGCATTCGGCGCAAAATCGAAGCACTCGAAGGCAAACCCTTTTAG
- a CDS encoding DNA-directed RNA polymerase subunit alpha, whose protein sequence is MSRTRIPLSTLRNSEVDLLERLEMSTAEIGLAVRTTNCLEERGIFTVNDLLHCTREDLLSISNFGEKTLEEVYKALESIGFYRSSRQTQLVGV, encoded by the coding sequence ATGAGTCGGACCCGTATTCCGCTCAGTACGCTTCGCAATTCCGAAGTGGACCTGCTCGAACGCCTTGAGATGAGCACCGCTGAAATTGGCCTCGCGGTGCGGACAACCAACTGCCTCGAAGAACGCGGTATCTTCACCGTGAACGACTTGCTGCACTGCACTCGCGAAGACTTACTCAGCATTTCCAACTTTGGCGAGAAAACTTTGGAGGAAGTCTATAAGGCGCTCGAAAGCATCGGCTTTTATCGTTCGAGCCGTCAGACGCAGTTGGTTGGGGTGTGA
- a CDS encoding DUF3592 domain-containing protein gives MARPLRLFTKKRGHRRSGSKTLASAGEILFFGFVFVVGAVFLILLLAKIVLPEWRANHEFVETTARVLDKRIDEQIGRGRTATFRPQVEIQYRVGEKEYRIWTYDITGAYSRGRDDKRALLDPLEIGGQYKCWFDPLDPDRAVLVRGYSWWFWLLVLAPAGFMLIGGGRLIYALWQWGKSPEHRAVQGRPGRLELLNELDIRSKLLPSVPRDDNITNSPGTHLKYRLPIEGSHGWRLFAATMTSLLWNGIVSLFIVIAIRNHLRGTPDWWLDLFIVPFFATGGFLTYFFVRELLIATGVGPTQIELSDHPLVPARDYEVYISQAGHLTMNRFELSLECEESATYRLGTDARTERRRVFHRAIFEQRNFEVRPGTPYEAHCRFDAPSGAMHSFKSDHNEVQWKLVVRGDAAGWPDFERSFPVVVLPPAEMRLVVGDPAQAVLARHQS, from the coding sequence GTGGCTCGACCGCTTCGTCTATTCACCAAGAAACGCGGACATCGCCGCTCGGGCTCGAAAACTTTGGCGAGCGCTGGGGAAATTCTGTTTTTTGGCTTCGTGTTCGTCGTCGGGGCGGTATTTCTGATTTTGCTATTGGCCAAAATCGTTCTGCCAGAATGGCGCGCCAACCACGAGTTTGTGGAAACTACGGCCAGGGTACTCGACAAACGTATCGACGAACAGATCGGTCGCGGTCGAACTGCGACCTTTCGCCCTCAAGTCGAAATCCAATATCGGGTTGGCGAAAAAGAATACAGAATCTGGACCTACGACATTACCGGTGCCTACAGCCGAGGGCGAGACGACAAACGGGCGTTGCTCGATCCGTTGGAAATCGGCGGTCAATACAAATGTTGGTTCGATCCACTCGATCCGGATCGCGCAGTGCTGGTGCGCGGATACAGTTGGTGGTTCTGGCTATTGGTGTTGGCACCCGCTGGCTTCATGCTGATCGGCGGAGGAAGGCTGATCTATGCGCTGTGGCAATGGGGCAAGTCGCCGGAACACCGCGCCGTACAAGGTCGTCCCGGTCGATTGGAATTGCTCAATGAGCTGGATATCCGCTCCAAATTGCTCCCCAGTGTGCCGCGCGACGACAACATTACGAACAGTCCCGGCACGCACTTGAAGTACCGCTTGCCGATCGAAGGGTCGCACGGCTGGCGACTGTTCGCCGCAACGATGACCTCGCTGTTGTGGAACGGCATTGTGTCGCTGTTCATTGTGATTGCCATTCGCAACCACTTGCGCGGAACTCCCGATTGGTGGCTCGACCTGTTTATCGTACCATTCTTCGCGACCGGCGGGTTTTTGACATACTTTTTTGTTCGCGAGTTGTTGATCGCGACCGGCGTCGGCCCAACGCAGATCGAACTTTCCGATCATCCACTCGTGCCTGCGCGGGACTATGAAGTCTATATATCGCAAGCGGGCCATCTTACGATGAACCGCTTCGAACTGTCGTTGGAATGCGAAGAATCGGCGACCTATCGACTGGGAACCGATGCTCGCACCGAGCGTCGCCGAGTGTTCCATCGAGCGATCTTCGAGCAACGGAACTTTGAAGTTCGTCCCGGCACTCCTTATGAAGCCCATTGCCGATTCGATGCTCCCAGCGGCGCGATGCACTCATTCAAATCGGATCACAACGAGGTGCAATGGAAGCTCGTTGTCCGCGGCGATGCCGCAGGCTGGCCCGACTTCGAGCGCAGTTTTCCGGTCGTCGTGCTGCCTCCCGCTGAAATGCGATTGGTCGTGGGCGATCCAGCGCAGGCAGTATTGGCTCGGCATCAAAGCTAA